From the genome of Halalkalicoccus subterraneus, one region includes:
- a CDS encoding MFS transporter → MTENDELRDEHGIEGNPRRGLVMATLAFFTGLTTIVFYGVAGPTFQEALGISGALLGILLSSPHISKVALRVPFGAWVDEIGAKKPLLILFAITITGIAGLVAILALFYPDNFGSHLYVPLLICGILAGAGGATFSVGIAQTSYWYPEDKQGFAMGAFGGAGNVGPGMMNFAIPVAIGIGGLTFAYAGWLAFMVVAAGLYALYGANPYYFQFLKRGLNVEEAKSRAEEMGQEVFPSGGTKESLKKSSTNKWTWVLVFLYTVSYGGGFTALSTWYPTYWSAFHGMTLTTAGLLAAIFVTYGSLVRIPGGSLSDRFGGEDVASVSFAIMVLGAGIATFSEAVIPSFVGMMVLGTGMGVVNAAVFELVPKYVPEAVGGASGWIGGIGGAGTLTVLPILGVFVDVYGEIGYARGFAVIAVLSAICVAISIALKFVGPDASAAADESAMH, encoded by the coding sequence ATGACAGAGAACGACGAGTTGCGAGACGAACACGGAATCGAAGGGAATCCGAGACGGGGTCTGGTAATGGCGACGCTGGCCTTCTTCACTGGTCTTACCACGATCGTCTTCTACGGCGTCGCCGGGCCGACGTTTCAGGAGGCGCTCGGAATCTCGGGTGCTCTACTGGGGATTCTGCTCTCCTCGCCCCACATTAGCAAAGTAGCGCTTCGAGTGCCCTTTGGCGCGTGGGTTGATGAGATCGGTGCGAAGAAGCCACTGTTGATCCTGTTCGCGATCACCATTACGGGAATAGCCGGCTTGGTCGCTATTCTTGCCCTGTTCTATCCCGATAACTTCGGATCGCATCTCTACGTCCCTCTCCTGATCTGTGGGATCCTAGCGGGTGCTGGCGGCGCGACGTTCTCCGTGGGGATTGCCCAGACGTCCTACTGGTATCCCGAGGACAAACAGGGATTCGCGATGGGTGCCTTCGGCGGTGCCGGCAACGTCGGTCCGGGTATGATGAACTTCGCTATTCCTGTGGCAATCGGGATCGGTGGATTGACATTTGCGTACGCGGGCTGGCTTGCGTTCATGGTCGTTGCCGCGGGCCTCTATGCTCTCTATGGCGCGAATCCGTACTATTTCCAGTTTCTCAAACGAGGTCTCAACGTTGAGGAAGCGAAAAGTCGCGCCGAGGAGATGGGCCAGGAGGTCTTTCCCTCCGGAGGGACCAAGGAGTCGCTGAAGAAGTCCTCCACGAACAAGTGGACCTGGGTGCTGGTCTTTCTCTATACCGTCTCCTATGGCGGCGGGTTCACCGCCCTCTCGACGTGGTATCCGACCTACTGGAGTGCCTTCCACGGAATGACGCTCACGACGGCCGGACTACTGGCCGCGATTTTCGTTACCTACGGCTCGCTAGTCAGGATTCCCGGCGGGAGCCTCAGCGACCGCTTCGGCGGCGAGGACGTCGCCTCTGTGAGCTTCGCTATCATGGTGCTGGGTGCGGGCATCGCCACGTTTTCCGAGGCCGTGATCCCCTCCTTCGTCGGGATGATGGTGCTTGGCACCGGGATGGGCGTGGTCAACGCGGCAGTCTTCGAGCTCGTTCCCAAGTATGTTCCCGAGGCGGTCGGCGGAGCGTCGGGCTGGATCGGCGGGATCGGCGGTGCCGGGACGCTCACTGTGCTCCCGATTCTCGGTGTGTTCGTCGACGTCTACGGTGAGATCGGCTACGCGCGCGGATTCGCTGTCATCGCCGTTCTGAGTGCGATCTGTGTCGCGATCTCGATCGCGCTGAAGTTCGTCGGTCCGGACGCTTCGGCGGCCGCCGATGAGTCGGCGATGCACTGA
- a CDS encoding halocyanin domain-containing protein, whose amino-acid sequence MTDMNRRAFVKVAGVTALAPAAAGCSGNGNGSGNGDGNGGSSDVPDELDEYLSNANEYDGTIADHTGEDEVTVDVGTGDNGFGFSPAAIRIDTGTTVVWEWTGEGGAHNVENEDGEFESDLYSEEGETFEYTFEDSGNYRYFCNPHRSNGMLGGVAVE is encoded by the coding sequence ATGACCGATATGAACCGACGCGCGTTCGTCAAGGTTGCTGGCGTCACAGCTCTTGCGCCGGCCGCCGCCGGGTGTTCGGGCAACGGAAACGGAAGCGGGAACGGCGACGGCAACGGCGGGAGCAGTGACGTGCCCGACGAACTCGACGAGTACCTCTCGAACGCCAACGAGTACGACGGCACGATCGCCGACCACACTGGCGAGGACGAGGTGACCGTCGACGTCGGCACGGGCGACAACGGGTTCGGGTTCTCCCCGGCAGCCATCCGGATCGACACCGGTACCACCGTCGTCTGGGAGTGGACCGGCGAGGGCGGCGCCCACAACGTCGAGAATGAGGACGGCGAGTTCGAGAGCGATCTCTACAGCGAGGAGGGCGAGACCTTCGAGTACACCTTTGAGGACTCGGGGAACTACCGCTACTTCTGTAACCCGCATCGCTCAAACGGCATGCTGGGCGGCGTCGCGGTCGAGTAG
- a CDS encoding DoxX family protein has translation MNISRTRSAVRVGAILLGVSLVSSVVAGHVEYVGDGERGDPIAFLMEALSNPVVVAALTAGGIGVVAVIVLYLRLRPLTHDIAVFRQVMVSYSDLVPWLLRLGFGLPLIGAGFAGYFFAPIVSPTLIGSVPSRLFQIGLGFFLLFGLATRAAALVGLGVYLLVLLTQSELLFSLEWIPGFIAIALVGSGRPSADHTLQQVAAADGTFYGAIDPIHRIAHWLATRLEPYRRYLPTIIRLGMGAAFAFLGLAEKLLAPSLALGVVHQYGFSEVTPIPPELWVLGAGLSELALGIALFVGFFTRASALTALFVFTLTLFALPNDPVLAHIGLFSLASTLLITGAGPYALDNLLGATTDSDLHSSSEVVDQGLD, from the coding sequence ATGAATATCAGTCGTACACGGTCAGCCGTACGGGTCGGTGCGATCCTCCTCGGCGTTTCGCTGGTTTCCAGTGTCGTCGCCGGACACGTAGAATACGTCGGTGATGGAGAACGGGGTGACCCGATTGCGTTCCTCATGGAAGCGTTGTCGAATCCAGTCGTGGTTGCTGCGCTCACGGCTGGCGGTATCGGGGTTGTTGCTGTGATCGTGTTGTACCTGCGCCTTCGACCACTCACCCATGATATTGCCGTATTTCGGCAGGTAATGGTGAGCTATAGTGATCTAGTGCCGTGGCTCCTCCGACTTGGATTCGGACTTCCGCTTATCGGTGCAGGCTTTGCGGGGTACTTCTTCGCCCCAATTGTTTCACCGACTCTTATCGGTAGCGTGCCATCACGACTGTTCCAGATCGGCCTTGGATTCTTCCTCTTGTTCGGACTAGCGACTCGCGCCGCCGCACTAGTCGGACTGGGAGTATACCTACTCGTACTCCTCACACAGTCAGAATTGTTGTTTTCGCTGGAATGGATTCCTGGATTCATCGCGATCGCGCTTGTTGGGAGTGGGCGCCCGAGTGCTGATCACACCCTCCAACAGGTTGCCGCCGCGGACGGAACGTTTTACGGCGCGATTGATCCGATCCATCGCATAGCCCATTGGCTAGCCACTAGACTGGAACCGTACCGACGGTATCTTCCGACGATCATTCGGCTCGGAATGGGTGCCGCATTCGCGTTCCTCGGACTGGCTGAAAAGCTGCTTGCGCCATCACTAGCATTAGGTGTGGTCCACCAGTACGGATTTTCCGAAGTGACGCCAATTCCACCCGAGCTGTGGGTACTGGGTGCAGGACTCTCAGAGTTAGCTCTCGGGATAGCACTATTTGTTGGGTTTTTCACTCGTGCGTCCGCACTGACCGCGCTGTTCGTATTCACGCTGACGCTGTTTGCTCTTCCAAACGATCCTGTACTCGCGCATATCGGATTGTTTAGCCTTGCCTCCACACTGCTAATTACCGGTGCCGGCCCGTATGCACTGGATAACTTGCTCGGCGCGACTACCGACAGCGACCTGCACTCTTCTTCTGAGGTAGTTGACCAGGGTCTAGACTAG
- a CDS encoding class I SAM-dependent methyltransferase, with amino-acid sequence MAYAVWWRKNPSACPYSQRFWLNLPHPFVTRSKLQELLEPKSHQRILEIGPGTGYYSLPVAQWLGPDSTLHILDLQQEMLEHTATRANDQQLSNIIPTQGDAQALPYSDDVFNTVYLVLALGEIPDQQSALREVYRVLKPGGRLIIGEALPDPHWVRFESLQERAETIGFVFERRLGEKRGYFARFQVPED; translated from the coding sequence GTGGCCTACGCCGTCTGGTGGCGGAAAAATCCGTCAGCGTGTCCGTACAGTCAGCGCTTCTGGTTAAACTTACCCCATCCATTTGTTACCCGGTCTAAACTGCAAGAGCTCCTTGAACCGAAATCACATCAGCGAATCCTCGAAATCGGACCCGGAACTGGCTATTATAGTCTCCCCGTTGCTCAATGGCTTGGACCGGATAGTACACTCCATATCCTTGATCTCCAGCAGGAGATGCTCGAACACACTGCTACTCGAGCAAACGACCAGCAACTCTCGAATATTATCCCAACGCAAGGCGATGCACAGGCACTCCCCTATTCGGATGATGTATTCAATACTGTCTACCTAGTTCTCGCGCTCGGTGAAATTCCCGATCAACAGTCCGCGCTACGAGAAGTATACCGTGTCCTCAAGCCAGGAGGCCGACTGATAATCGGCGAGGCCCTTCCCGATCCTCATTGGGTTCGGTTTGAGTCGCTCCAAGAGCGTGCAGAGACGATAGGGTTTGTCTTCGAACGCAGACTCGGTGAAAAGCGAGGGTATTTCGCTCGTTTTCAGGTTCCAGAAGACTGA
- a CDS encoding DUF488 domain-containing protein, protein MIQFYTIGHSSRSIEEFLSALQAHGIDLVVDVRRFPGSEHNPQFNADTLTETLAEHEIEYRHLEALGGRRSSPLTDSPNIGWENSSFQAYADHALCEEFQNALEDLIEFAQEHTPVIMCAEAVYWRCHRRIIADWLIAAGYEVMDIFGPDRANEHDITRFAEIHDGDVIYPAIDDGS, encoded by the coding sequence ATGATTCAGTTTTACACCATCGGCCACTCCTCGCGTTCGATAGAGGAATTTCTCTCGGCGTTACAAGCACACGGGATAGATCTCGTTGTTGACGTTCGTCGCTTCCCTGGTTCCGAGCATAATCCACAGTTTAACGCGGATACCCTCACTGAAACGTTGGCGGAACACGAAATCGAGTACCGGCATCTCGAGGCACTCGGTGGCCGACGGTCAAGCCCACTAACCGATTCTCCCAACATCGGCTGGGAGAATAGTTCCTTTCAGGCCTATGCTGATCACGCACTCTGTGAGGAGTTTCAGAACGCTCTCGAAGACCTAATCGAGTTCGCTCAAGAGCACACGCCAGTGATCATGTGTGCCGAGGCAGTGTACTGGCGATGCCACCGACGGATCATCGCTGATTGGCTGATCGCCGCTGGTTACGAGGTCATGGATATCTTCGGTCCTGACCGCGCCAATGAACACGACATAACGCGATTCGCAGAAATTCACGATGGAGACGTTATTTATCCAGCAATCGATGACGGATCGTGA
- a CDS encoding group I truncated hemoglobin has translation MTASEPLFDRLGGQDAIDAVVDEFYDRILSDERVAHHFEDTNVTELRAHQAQFIAAVTGGPVEYDGADMREAHEGMGITDEEFDVVADHLDASLETYDVAENDRQQVLTEIESYRSAIVGV, from the coding sequence ATGACTGCTAGTGAACCACTGTTCGATCGGTTAGGCGGCCAAGATGCTATTGATGCTGTTGTCGATGAGTTTTATGACCGAATACTGAGCGATGAGAGAGTTGCACATCATTTCGAGGATACCAACGTGACCGAACTTCGGGCGCACCAAGCACAGTTCATTGCTGCCGTTACGGGTGGACCAGTTGAGTATGATGGTGCGGACATGCGAGAGGCTCATGAGGGAATGGGAATTACTGATGAGGAATTTGATGTTGTGGCAGACCATTTAGACGCATCTTTGGAAACATACGATGTAGCTGAAAACGACCGCCAGCAAGTTCTCACCGAGATTGAAAGCTATCGTTCCGCTATCGTTGGTGTATAG
- a CDS encoding universal stress protein — translation MDQQILVPFDGSDESETALNRALEENPNAEITVLNVLSSAELAYGGVQGSAAESLTDAQREEAEELFERAQERAAAYDATVQTALEVGTPGEVIVEYAEENASDHIIMGSHGRSGLSRIVVGSVAETVIRNASMTVTIAR, via the coding sequence ATGGACCAACAGATTCTCGTCCCGTTCGATGGATCGGACGAGTCCGAGACCGCGCTCAATCGGGCGTTGGAGGAGAATCCGAACGCTGAGATCACAGTGCTCAACGTTCTCAGTTCAGCGGAGCTGGCCTACGGGGGCGTTCAGGGCAGCGCGGCCGAAAGCCTGACCGACGCCCAGCGCGAGGAGGCCGAGGAGCTGTTCGAACGAGCCCAAGAGCGGGCCGCTGCTTACGACGCGACGGTTCAGACCGCGCTCGAAGTTGGCACACCAGGTGAGGTGATCGTCGAATACGCCGAGGAGAACGCCAGCGATCATATCATCATGGGCAGCCATGGCCGGTCGGGACTCTCGCGGATCGTCGTCGGGAGCGTCGCCGAAACGGTCATCCGGAACGCGTCAATGACAGTGACCATCGCCAGATAA